The DNA segment AGCCATGAACATAATAAGAGTTGTCATAAAAAGATGAAAGCAAAACACCCTTATATTTTTAAATAATAGATACAAAGCCTAAGGCTTTGTATTTTAGTTTTTTGGATAAGTCATCTCTTCTGGTTTAACATATTTATCAAACTCTTCACTACTTAATAATCCTAACTTGATAGCTTCTTCTTTTAAAGTTGTACCATTTTTATGGGCAGTTTTAGCTATAAGTGCTGCGTTTTCATAACCTATATACGGGTTTAAAGCAGTTACAAGCATAAGTGAATCATTTAGATATTTATCAATATTTTTTCTATTTGGTTCTATTCCAACTGCACAATTATCATTAAAAGCAAGCATTGTATCACTTAAAAGTTTGATAGATTGTAAAAGATTATAAGCTATTACTGGCTTAAAAACATTAAGTTCAAAGTTTCCTTGACTTGCAGCAATGGAAATAGTTGTATGATTTCCCATAACTTGGACAGCAACCATTGTCATAGCTTCACTTTGGGTTGGATTTACTTTCCCTGGCATAATAGAACTTCCTGGTTCATTTTCAGGAATATTAAGTTCACCAATTCCACATCTAGGACCTGAAGAAAGCCATCTAATATCATTTGCTATTTTCATTAAATTTGAAGCTAAAGCATTTAAAGCTCCACTTAAAAATACTTCTGCATCATGTGAGGTTAGGGCATGGAACTTATTTGGGTGAGAAACAAAATGAAACTCACTCTTTGTAAGTGTATTTAAACTTTCACAAACCATTGGCGAAAACGCGGGATGAGAATTAAGTCCTGTTCCAACTGCTGTTCCTCCAATCGCTAATTCAA comes from the Halarcobacter ebronensis genome and includes:
- the fumC gene encoding class II fumarate hydratase — its product is MDYRIEKDTMGEIKVSNNKYWGAQTQRSLENFPIGNEKMPVEIIKGFAYLKKACAIVNNNLNRLDDIKCEAITKVCDEIVEGKLEENFPLVVWQTGSGTQSNMNINEVIANRASELLGEDFRVKKLIHPNDDVNKGQSSNDTYPTAMRISFVLELQKALIPAIIKLKTTLENKSNEFKEIVKIGRTHLQDATPLTLGQEFSAYVEMLNKSLTQVEDSMKYLVELAIGGTAVGTGLNSHPAFSPMVCESLNTLTKSEFHFVSHPNKFHALTSHDAEVFLSGALNALASNLMKIANDIRWLSSGPRCGIGELNIPENEPGSSIMPGKVNPTQSEAMTMVAVQVMGNHTTISIAASQGNFELNVFKPVIAYNLLQSIKLLSDTMLAFNDNCAVGIEPNRKNIDKYLNDSLMLVTALNPYIGYENAALIAKTAHKNGTTLKEEAIKLGLLSSEEFDKYVKPEEMTYPKN